Proteins co-encoded in one Gemmatimonadota bacterium genomic window:
- a CDS encoding ABC transporter ATP-binding protein, which produces MIDVNGLVFTYPGAKEPAVNDLEFSVGDGEIFGFLGPNGAGKSTTQKVLIGLLRKYGGKVNVLGRESRDWGSELYEQVGVGFELPVHFGRLTARENLSYFASLYQGETEDLDHLLEQVDLLKEADVRVERFSKGMRVRLSFARAILCRPRLLFLDEPTTGLDPLSARRIKDLILEHRERGATVFLTTHDMATADEICDRVAFLVDGRIALIDAPRELKVRYGERRVRVEYRLNGALEERDFPLEGLAENQAFLTALREPSLQTVHTQETSLENIFIRVTGRELA; this is translated from the coding sequence ATGATCGACGTGAACGGGCTGGTCTTCACCTACCCGGGTGCGAAGGAGCCAGCCGTCAACGATCTCGAGTTCTCCGTCGGGGACGGCGAGATCTTCGGATTCCTGGGACCGAACGGTGCGGGCAAGAGCACGACCCAGAAGGTGCTCATCGGCCTGCTGCGTAAATACGGCGGCAAGGTAAACGTCCTCGGGCGCGAGTCGCGCGACTGGGGCTCCGAGTTGTACGAGCAGGTCGGCGTCGGCTTCGAGCTCCCTGTTCATTTCGGCCGCCTCACCGCGCGCGAGAATCTGAGCTACTTCGCCTCGCTGTATCAGGGTGAGACCGAGGATCTGGACCACCTGCTCGAGCAGGTCGATCTGCTCAAGGAAGCCGACGTGCGTGTCGAGCGTTTCTCGAAGGGTATGCGCGTGCGCTTGAGCTTTGCCCGCGCGATCCTGTGCCGCCCACGGCTGCTGTTCCTCGACGAGCCCACCACGGGGCTCGATCCGCTCAGCGCGCGGCGTATCAAAGACCTGATTCTCGAGCACCGCGAGCGCGGCGCAACGGTTTTCCTCACCACCCACGACATGGCGACGGCCGATGAGATCTGTGATCGTGTGGCGTTCCTGGTCGACGGGCGCATCGCTCTGATCGACGCTCCGCGCGAGCTGAAAGTCCGTTACGGTGAGCGGCGTGTGCGTGTGGAATACCGCCTCAACGGAGCACTCGAGGAGCGCGACTTCCCGCTGGAGGGCCTGGCCGAGAACCAGGCGTTCCTGACCGCGCTGCGCGAGCCGTCCTTGCAGACCGTCCACACCCAGGAGACTTCGCTCGAGAACATCTTCATTCGCGTGACCGGTCGGGAACTCGCGTGA